A region of Jonquetella anthropi DSM 22815 DNA encodes the following proteins:
- the proB gene encoding glutamate 5-kinase yields the protein MNRATLKNCRRIVVKVGTSTITHPNGTLNLRRMERIARSLADLRNQGREVILVSSGAVGAGMGRVGLAVKPASLPVRQALAAIGQGLVVGEYEKLFGEYGHTAAQVLVTRDAFGDRSRYLNICHTFRALLELGAVPVVNENDTVAVDEIKFGDNDTLSALVACAAGADLLIILSDIDGLYTADPRLDPSAKLIHQVETICQKIRDGSGSKGSNASSGGMFTKLAAADIVRSAGIPLVIAKGSEDGVLYRILDGEELGTLFLPAPTPERARKGWIAWGDVPHGRVTVDAGAAAALCLKGGSLLPSGVTGVSGDFGAGRVVSVCGPSGEEIARGLVNCDSRSLAKIAGCQTDQIESLLGAKDYDEVMHRDNMLVRPVANGPERGKDE from the coding sequence ATGAACCGAGCAACGTTGAAAAATTGCCGGCGGATCGTCGTCAAGGTGGGAACCAGCACGATTACCCATCCGAACGGCACGCTGAACCTGCGCCGAATGGAACGCATCGCCCGGAGCCTTGCAGACTTGCGGAATCAGGGGCGGGAAGTCATACTCGTCTCGTCGGGAGCCGTCGGCGCCGGCATGGGAAGGGTTGGCCTGGCGGTTAAGCCCGCCAGCCTGCCGGTCCGCCAAGCCTTGGCGGCCATCGGCCAAGGGCTCGTCGTCGGGGAGTACGAAAAGCTCTTCGGCGAGTACGGCCACACGGCGGCTCAGGTGCTGGTCACCCGCGACGCCTTCGGCGACCGGTCTCGGTACCTGAACATCTGCCACACCTTCCGCGCCCTGCTGGAACTGGGCGCTGTGCCGGTCGTCAACGAGAACGACACTGTTGCCGTCGACGAGATCAAATTCGGCGACAACGACACCCTCTCGGCGCTCGTCGCCTGCGCCGCCGGAGCCGACCTGCTGATTATTCTGTCGGACATCGACGGCCTGTACACCGCCGACCCGCGGCTCGACCCGTCGGCCAAGCTGATTCACCAAGTAGAGACGATCTGCCAGAAAATCCGCGACGGCTCGGGCTCGAAGGGGAGCAACGCGTCAAGCGGCGGCATGTTCACCAAACTGGCTGCCGCCGACATCGTCCGCTCCGCCGGAATTCCCTTGGTTATCGCCAAGGGAAGCGAAGACGGCGTCCTGTACCGAATTTTGGACGGCGAAGAACTGGGCACGCTCTTCCTTCCGGCCCCGACGCCCGAGCGGGCCAGAAAAGGCTGGATCGCGTGGGGCGACGTGCCTCACGGGCGAGTGACCGTTGACGCCGGAGCCGCTGCCGCGCTTTGCTTAAAAGGCGGCAGCCTGCTGCCGTCGGGCGTCACCGGCGTGTCAGGCGACTTCGGAGCCGGGCGCGTCGTCAGCGTCTGCGGTCCGTCGGGGGAGGAAATAGCCCGCGGGCTGGTTAACTGCGACTCCCGCAGCCTAGCGAAAATCGCCGGCTGCCAGACCGACCAGATCGAAAGCCTGTTGGGCGCCAAAGACTACGACGAAGTCATGCACCGGGACAACATGCTCGTCCGGCCCGTCGCGAACGGGCCAGAAAGGGGAAAAGACGAATGA
- a CDS encoding glutamate-5-semialdehyde dehydrogenase, translated as MSSLDELCLAARDAARLLACSSSRQRDGALSAGAAALRRDAWKILEANRRDVAAAEAARLSAAMIERLTLNDRRVEDMARGLEAVAALPDPLGGGTEAFRTPDGLEIQKIRVPLGVVAMIYESRPNVTADAAAMCVKSGNAAVLRGGSEAAHSNRQIAESLTGAFGAAGLPAGSVSLYVEPGREAARALLARSDFDLLIPRGGKNLKEEVRNLARSPYVMTGMGLCHLYLDASADCRMAVDIAVNAKTQRPSTCNSIETLLIHKDVLTRLLPPVASALRERGVRLLGDERARSVVPMDQATEEDWETEYLDLVLSIKTVDSLDDALDHISRYGSGHSEAIVTESYEASQRFLRQVDAAAVYVNASTRFTDGGVFGLGGEMGISTQKLHARGPLGILQLTSTKYIVRGEGQVRS; from the coding sequence ATGAGCTCGTTGGACGAACTCTGCCTTGCCGCTCGCGACGCCGCGCGCCTCTTGGCCTGCTCGTCGTCGCGCCAGCGCGACGGCGCCCTGTCAGCCGGAGCGGCCGCTCTGAGGCGGGACGCTTGGAAAATACTCGAGGCGAACCGGCGCGACGTCGCCGCCGCCGAGGCCGCCCGCCTGTCAGCTGCGATGATCGAGCGGCTGACGCTGAACGACCGGCGGGTCGAAGACATGGCCCGCGGACTGGAAGCGGTCGCCGCTCTGCCGGACCCGCTCGGCGGAGGAACTGAAGCCTTCCGAACGCCCGACGGACTGGAAATTCAAAAAATCCGCGTCCCGCTGGGCGTCGTCGCCATGATCTACGAGTCCCGGCCCAACGTCACGGCCGACGCCGCCGCCATGTGCGTCAAGTCGGGCAACGCCGCAGTCCTTCGCGGCGGGAGCGAAGCGGCCCATTCCAACCGTCAGATTGCCGAAAGTCTGACTGGCGCGTTCGGTGCCGCCGGCCTGCCGGCCGGTTCCGTCAGCCTGTACGTCGAGCCGGGGCGGGAGGCTGCCCGCGCGCTCTTGGCCCGAAGTGACTTTGACCTGCTCATTCCCCGCGGCGGGAAGAACCTGAAAGAGGAAGTCCGAAACTTGGCCCGTTCGCCCTACGTCATGACCGGCATGGGACTGTGCCACCTGTACTTGGACGCCTCGGCGGACTGCCGAATGGCCGTTGACATCGCCGTCAACGCCAAAACGCAGCGGCCTTCCACCTGCAACTCCATCGAAACCCTCTTGATTCACAAAGACGTCCTGACTCGGCTGCTGCCGCCGGTCGCCTCGGCCCTGCGGGAAAGGGGAGTACGCCTTCTGGGCGACGAGCGGGCCCGAAGCGTCGTGCCCATGGACCAAGCGACGGAAGAGGACTGGGAGACCGAATACCTCGACCTCGTCCTCTCGATTAAGACCGTTGACTCGCTGGACGACGCGCTGGACCACATCAGCCGGTACGGCTCAGGCCACAGCGAAGCGATCGTCACGGAAAGCTATGAAGCTTCCCAGCGGTTTCTGCGCCAGGTCGACGCCGCGGCGGTCTACGTCAACGCGTCCACCCGGTTTACCGACGGCGGCGTCTTCGGCCTCGGCGGCGAAATGGGCATCAGCACCCAAAAACTTCACGCCCGCGGCCCGCTGGGCATACTGCAGCTCACCAGCACCAAATACATCGTTCGCGGAGAAGGACAGGTGAGATCATGA
- a CDS encoding D-alanine--D-alanine ligase: MSELQKIVVLYGGNSPEREVSLVSGQAVEKALKSAGYETELIDLTGPEKVFEALKTPCDLFFPVLHGSWGEDGRLQAALDLSGRPYVGSGPLASGLCMDKWASKALFDRAGLHTPKGVLVRQKDGTGDLPGLLRALERYGKLIVKPNCGGSTVATSVVSCSEELLPALNAAWEQKSGGALVEEFIPGRELTVAMWDSGSGPEALPAVEILPASGFYDYQAKYTDGASRYESPARLSGEEARALSEAAVAAWRAVGLRDYGRADFRLPPDGEPVLLEINTAPGMTSHSLVPMAAKSAGMELPDFLSRLARRAWSRDVGRPRA; encoded by the coding sequence ATGAGCGAACTTCAAAAAATCGTCGTCCTGTACGGCGGAAACAGCCCGGAACGGGAAGTCTCTCTCGTCAGCGGCCAAGCGGTTGAAAAAGCGCTGAAAAGCGCCGGATACGAAACCGAACTGATCGACCTGACCGGGCCGGAAAAAGTCTTTGAGGCCCTGAAAACGCCCTGCGACCTCTTCTTCCCGGTCCTTCACGGCTCGTGGGGCGAAGACGGCCGGCTTCAAGCTGCCCTTGACCTGAGCGGTCGGCCGTACGTCGGTTCCGGCCCCCTAGCCAGTGGCCTCTGCATGGACAAATGGGCCAGCAAAGCCCTGTTCGACCGGGCGGGCCTTCACACCCCCAAAGGCGTGCTGGTGAGGCAGAAAGACGGAACCGGCGACCTTCCCGGCCTGCTCCGCGCGCTGGAACGGTACGGAAAACTGATCGTCAAGCCCAACTGCGGCGGCAGCACGGTCGCCACGTCTGTCGTCTCCTGCTCGGAAGAGCTCCTTCCCGCGCTGAACGCCGCGTGGGAGCAGAAGAGCGGCGGCGCGCTGGTGGAAGAGTTTATTCCCGGCCGGGAGCTCACCGTCGCCATGTGGGACTCAGGCTCCGGCCCTGAGGCCCTTCCAGCGGTCGAAATCCTTCCAGCGTCGGGGTTCTACGACTACCAGGCCAAGTACACCGACGGCGCCAGCCGGTACGAATCGCCAGCCCGGCTGAGCGGCGAAGAAGCCCGCGCCCTCTCCGAAGCCGCCGTCGCCGCGTGGCGTGCCGTTGGCCTTAGGGACTACGGCCGGGCCGACTTCCGCTTGCCCCCGGACGGGGAGCCGGTCCTGCTCGAAATCAACACCGCGCCGGGCATGACGTCTCACAGCCTCGTCCCCATGGCCGCAAAAAGTGCCGGAATGGAACTGCCCGACTTCCTGAGCCGGCTCGCCCGTCGGGCGTGGAGCCGCGACGTCGGGCGGCCCCGCGCCTGA
- the argF gene encoding ornithine carbamoyltransferase → MGKNLRGRSFLKLLDFTSEDIRYLLDLSKEFKALKAAGVPHRHLAGKNIVLLFEKTSTRTRCSFEVAGRDLGMGVTYLDPGSSQMGKKESIEDTAKVLGRLYDGIEYRGFSQELVETLARESGVPVWNGLTDLFHPTQMLADLLTIEEKLGALKGVNFVYMGDGRNNVANSLMIACAKMGVNYTCCAPESLFPAPDLVKAAQEVAQGTGSTVTLTSDVVKGTTGADVFYTDIWVSMGEPDSAWKTRIELLKPYQVNEQAISRGSRRAIFMHCLPSFHDLKTTIGQEIHEKFGLTEMEVTDQVFSSSRSVVFDEAENRMHTIKAVMYATLA, encoded by the coding sequence GTGGGAAAAAACCTTCGCGGACGCAGCTTCCTGAAACTGCTGGACTTCACTTCTGAGGACATTCGGTACCTGCTCGACCTGTCGAAAGAGTTCAAAGCCCTCAAGGCGGCCGGCGTGCCGCACCGTCATCTGGCGGGAAAGAACATCGTCTTGTTGTTTGAGAAAACGTCAACCCGCACCAGATGTTCGTTTGAAGTCGCCGGGCGCGACCTGGGCATGGGCGTCACCTACCTCGACCCCGGCTCCTCCCAGATGGGCAAAAAAGAGTCCATCGAAGACACAGCCAAAGTGCTTGGCCGCCTCTACGACGGCATCGAATACCGCGGCTTCAGCCAAGAACTGGTTGAGACCCTCGCCAGAGAGTCCGGCGTGCCGGTGTGGAACGGCCTGACAGACCTGTTCCACCCCACCCAAATGCTCGCCGACCTGCTCACGATCGAAGAAAAACTCGGCGCCCTCAAAGGCGTCAACTTCGTCTACATGGGCGACGGCCGCAACAACGTCGCCAACTCTCTGATGATCGCCTGCGCCAAAATGGGCGTCAACTACACCTGCTGCGCCCCCGAAAGCCTGTTCCCCGCCCCGGACCTCGTCAAAGCCGCCCAAGAAGTCGCCCAAGGGACCGGCAGCACCGTGACCCTCACCAGCGACGTCGTCAAAGGAACGACCGGCGCCGACGTGTTCTACACCGACATCTGGGTCTCCATGGGCGAGCCCGACTCGGCGTGGAAAACGCGAATCGAACTGTTAAAACCCTATCAGGTGAATGAACAGGCCATCTCCCGCGGCTCCCGCCGCGCCATCTTCATGCATTGCCTGCCGTCCTTCCACGACCTCAAGACGACCATCGGACAGGAAATCCACGAAAAATTCGGCTTAACCGAAATGGAAGTGACCGATCAGGTCTTCAGCAGCAGCCGCTCCGTCGTCTTCGACGAGGCGGAAAACCGGATGCACACTATCAAAGCCGTCATGTACGCCACGCTGGCGTAG
- a CDS encoding S-layer homology domain-containing protein yields MSMKKMLAVVAAAACVAFAAPAFAANPFSDVPMHHWAYDAVEQLAAHGVVEGYPDGTFKGNKPITRYEMAMMIARAMNKGGLAGEDADTLKKLMVEFKDELDNLGVRVDGLEGRVADLEKNSNGWKFWGQLRLDYKDLKDHDARDGIAMTRYRLWLQKKVDDHITFTGRWGGENAVFERFYFDVTDFFGMDFRAGQFDFDWEDDDGLYTDNDATAGDFLIQGYQLSRNFGALEATLLAGRTHDWDSGFLGINFYDDPSDYVYGARLKYSGEKFWVSANALRFDPEDQFDDGMGQNGYKVSYYWLGAGFKFADGFELKGAYYFQDQDFNSTTFLPAGYDDSPNAWKVILDIDENVLKFTSLWLEYAQFDPSFLTTQDGPYDNYAFSITPRLRALAGADVVPSAIGVDSTDIKVFYAKAEQPWTEKFSTFERFVLAKDADWNASMAKTIDVTNWSVGIAYKYAPSLKFELVYDDVNYESGSKLDDDHLIRFRTQLSF; encoded by the coding sequence ATGAGCATGAAGAAAATGCTTGCAGTTGTCGCCGCCGCAGCGTGCGTGGCCTTCGCGGCCCCGGCTTTCGCGGCCAACCCGTTCTCCGACGTGCCGATGCACCACTGGGCATATGACGCGGTGGAGCAGCTGGCTGCCCACGGCGTTGTCGAAGGGTATCCGGATGGCACCTTCAAGGGCAACAAGCCCATCACCCGTTACGAGATGGCCATGATGATCGCCCGCGCGATGAACAAGGGCGGCCTGGCCGGTGAAGATGCCGATACGCTGAAAAAGCTGATGGTCGAGTTCAAGGACGAGCTGGATAACCTGGGCGTCCGCGTCGACGGCCTTGAGGGCCGCGTCGCCGACCTGGAGAAGAACAGCAACGGCTGGAAGTTCTGGGGCCAGCTGCGTCTTGACTACAAGGATTTGAAAGATCACGATGCTCGGGACGGCATTGCTATGACCCGGTATCGCTTATGGCTGCAGAAGAAGGTTGACGACCACATCACTTTCACCGGCAGATGGGGCGGCGAAAACGCAGTGTTTGAGCGGTTCTACTTCGACGTCACCGACTTCTTCGGCATGGACTTCCGGGCCGGGCAGTTTGACTTCGACTGGGAAGACGACGACGGCCTGTACACCGATAACGATGCAACCGCTGGCGACTTCCTCATTCAGGGTTACCAGCTGAGCCGGAACTTCGGCGCCCTTGAGGCCACTCTTCTGGCCGGTCGCACTCATGACTGGGATTCTGGTTTCCTGGGTATTAATTTTTACGACGACCCGAGCGACTACGTGTACGGAGCTCGCCTGAAATACAGCGGCGAGAAGTTCTGGGTTAGCGCCAACGCTCTGCGGTTTGATCCTGAAGATCAGTTCGATGACGGAATGGGCCAGAACGGCTACAAGGTCAGCTATTACTGGCTCGGTGCTGGCTTCAAATTCGCCGATGGCTTCGAGCTGAAGGGCGCTTACTACTTCCAAGATCAGGATTTCAACAGCACCACCTTCCTGCCGGCTGGCTATGATGACTCCCCGAATGCTTGGAAGGTCATTTTGGATATCGACGAGAACGTGCTGAAGTTCACCAGTCTGTGGCTGGAGTACGCCCAGTTCGATCCGTCCTTCCTGACCACCCAGGACGGCCCGTACGACAACTATGCGTTCAGCATTACTCCTCGTCTGCGTGCTCTGGCGGGAGCCGACGTCGTTCCCAGTGCCATTGGTGTGGATAGCACGGACATCAAGGTGTTCTACGCTAAGGCTGAGCAGCCTTGGACGGAAAAGTTCAGCACCTTTGAGCGCTTTGTGCTCGCCAAGGATGCTGATTGGAACGCTAGCATGGCCAAGACCATTGACGTGACTAACTGGTCCGTTGGCATCGCCTACAAATACGCTCCGAGCCTGAAGTTTGAGCTGGTTTACGACGACGTCAACTACGAGAGCGGTAGCAAGCTGGACGACGATCACCTGATCCGGTTCCGCACGCAGCTGTCCTTCTAA
- a CDS encoding VOC family protein: MYTPIHVNFNVLDLKRSMDFYEKAIGLTEQRRIEGADFTIVYMGSPTSPFQLELTWLHDRTEPYDLGEGEFHLAFRTDDFQASHAFHAKNGWICCENEAMGIYFIQDPDGYWIEILPPTF, translated from the coding sequence ATGTACACGCCAATCCACGTCAACTTCAACGTCCTTGACCTGAAACGAAGCATGGACTTTTACGAGAAAGCGATCGGCCTGACCGAGCAACGGCGAATTGAAGGGGCCGACTTCACCATCGTCTACATGGGAAGCCCCACCAGCCCGTTTCAGCTGGAACTCACGTGGCTTCACGACCGAACCGAGCCGTACGACTTGGGCGAAGGGGAATTTCACCTCGCCTTCCGAACCGACGACTTCCAAGCGTCCCACGCCTTCCACGCCAAGAACGGCTGGATCTGCTGCGAAAACGAGGCGATGGGCATCTACTTCATTCAAGATCCCGACGGCTACTGGATTGAAATTCTCCCACCAACCTTTTAA
- a CDS encoding metal ABC transporter permease, with product MIQALITYQFLRHALFAALLSSLVCGLLGPVVVIRRQVMLVGGIAHGAFGGIGLARFLGLPPRGGAYAFTLLLAGLAARLSWERSDRSDTLMGILWSAGMAVGLIFNDLTPGYGADVMSYLFGSILTVSSGELFLLGGLSVLLLAFAALRYHQLEAFLFDETFAATRGLAVRTYHCLTVAAASLAVVAIIRVVGLILVIALFTIPPYIAERHARSLAGIMGLSVVLGAAFSVAGLWFSYRFDLTAGPAIIAVACAAQAADLLIFRSRHKRPSGGRSLWR from the coding sequence ATGATTCAGGCCCTCATCACCTATCAATTTCTCCGCCACGCCCTGTTTGCCGCCCTGCTGAGCAGCCTCGTCTGCGGCCTGCTCGGCCCGGTCGTCGTGATTCGCCGGCAGGTCATGCTGGTTGGGGGCATCGCCCACGGCGCCTTCGGCGGCATCGGATTGGCCCGCTTTCTCGGCCTGCCGCCCCGGGGCGGCGCCTATGCCTTCACGCTCCTCTTGGCAGGCTTAGCCGCCCGGCTCAGCTGGGAGAGGTCCGATCGGTCCGACACCCTGATGGGTATTCTTTGGTCCGCCGGCATGGCAGTCGGCCTGATCTTCAACGACCTCACGCCCGGCTACGGCGCCGACGTGATGAGCTACCTATTCGGCTCAATCCTCACCGTCAGCTCGGGCGAACTCTTTTTGCTCGGCGGACTGAGCGTTCTTCTGCTCGCCTTCGCCGCCCTGCGGTATCACCAGCTGGAGGCCTTCTTGTTTGACGAGACGTTCGCCGCCACGCGGGGGCTCGCGGTGCGGACGTACCACTGCCTCACAGTCGCCGCCGCGTCGCTGGCCGTCGTCGCCATCATTCGGGTCGTCGGGCTGATCCTCGTCATCGCCCTGTTCACCATTCCGCCCTACATCGCCGAACGGCACGCCCGAAGCCTCGCCGGGATCATGGGGCTGTCGGTGGTTCTCGGCGCGGCGTTCAGTGTCGCCGGACTGTGGTTCTCCTATCGGTTCGACCTCACTGCTGGCCCGGCCATCATCGCCGTCGCCTGCGCCGCTCAGGCAGCCGACCTGCTCATCTTCCGTTCCCGCCACAAACGACCGAGCGGCGGGCGCTCACTCTGGAGGTAA
- a CDS encoding metal ABC transporter ATP-binding protein produces the protein MTDSIRLEGVTFGYPGKTVFTDLTLSIPDRQFCVLVGPNGGGKTTLLKLLLGFTTPQSGVVSVYEEPPGRGQPVGYVPQDVTATAALPISLSSVVLMGRLNPRAARWTREDREAADEALELVGLQDLSRWPFGELSIGQRQRGLIARALASRPRLMLLDEPLASVDPAGRRLVMECLEKASRQATVVMVSHDLETVPDCAGQILFVDSGVTAYSPSDFPAGYSRLFARQVETPPANRKDSL, from the coding sequence ATGACCGACTCGATCCGACTCGAGGGCGTCACGTTCGGCTACCCGGGTAAAACCGTCTTTACCGACCTGACGCTCTCCATTCCGGACCGACAGTTCTGCGTTTTAGTCGGCCCCAACGGGGGCGGAAAGACCACCCTCCTTAAATTACTGCTCGGATTTACCACCCCTCAATCAGGGGTGGTTTCCGTTTATGAAGAGCCCCCCGGCCGCGGCCAGCCGGTTGGCTACGTCCCGCAGGACGTCACAGCCACCGCCGCCCTGCCCATCTCCCTGTCGTCCGTCGTCCTGATGGGCCGCCTGAACCCCCGCGCCGCCCGCTGGACCCGAGAGGACCGGGAAGCCGCCGACGAAGCGCTCGAGCTGGTCGGCCTGCAGGACCTGAGCCGCTGGCCCTTCGGCGAGCTTTCCATCGGCCAGCGTCAGCGGGGACTGATCGCCCGGGCTCTCGCGTCCCGCCCTCGGCTCATGCTCCTTGACGAGCCACTGGCAAGCGTCGACCCGGCGGGCCGTCGGCTCGTCATGGAGTGTCTCGAAAAGGCAAGCCGCCAAGCCACAGTCGTCATGGTCAGCCACGACTTAGAAACGGTGCCGGACTGCGCGGGACAAATTCTGTTCGTCGATTCGGGCGTCACGGCCTACAGCCCGTCGGACTTCCCCGCCGGCTATTCCCGGCTCTTCGCCCGTCAGGTCGAAACGCCGCCCGCCAACCGAAAGGACAGCCTATGA
- a CDS encoding metal ABC transporter solute-binding protein, Zn/Mn family: MISRAVAALISVFAATAAWADPIGVLVTTLPQKELVEKIGGDAVAVTVMVPQGADPHSYEPKPSQVQAASSAKVWFTVGMPLEASQLDRVKAVAPDLKVVPLASVVEPVAMKTALEIEDEAEECHDENCHECHDKDAHHGDKDCHHDKDGHHDSCTCGQDKDDHDKACHDEGCHDCHDSDCHHDACECGHEEGHHHHHHHHDGQPDPHLWLSAKCAVPESELICKTLSELLPDQAETFKANQEKFAASAAELDSKLADILKNAKGKAFLTFHPAWGYFARDYGLIQVPIEVEGKEPGPQTLAKITDFAKSQGVKALIVEPQFSTQSASVVAKSLGVPMVTVDPLAPNWEDSLISAAQAIANGVK, encoded by the coding sequence GTGATTTCACGTGCAGTAGCCGCATTGATTTCCGTTTTCGCCGCCACGGCCGCTTGGGCGGACCCGATTGGCGTGTTGGTTACCACCCTGCCCCAAAAAGAGCTGGTGGAGAAAATTGGCGGGGACGCGGTCGCCGTCACGGTCATGGTGCCTCAGGGAGCCGACCCGCACAGCTACGAGCCCAAGCCCTCCCAGGTTCAGGCAGCCAGCAGCGCCAAGGTGTGGTTCACCGTCGGCATGCCGCTGGAAGCCAGTCAGCTTGACCGGGTCAAGGCCGTCGCCCCGGACCTGAAAGTCGTCCCTCTGGCCAGCGTCGTCGAGCCGGTCGCCATGAAGACCGCCCTCGAGATTGAGGACGAGGCCGAAGAATGCCACGACGAGAACTGCCACGAGTGCCACGATAAGGATGCCCACCACGGCGACAAAGACTGTCATCATGATAAGGACGGCCATCACGACAGCTGCACCTGCGGTCAGGACAAGGACGACCATGACAAGGCCTGCCACGACGAAGGCTGCCATGACTGCCACGACAGCGACTGTCACCACGACGCCTGCGAGTGCGGCCACGAGGAAGGACATCATCACCACCACCATCACCACGACGGCCAGCCGGATCCGCACCTGTGGCTTTCTGCAAAGTGCGCGGTTCCTGAGTCTGAGCTGATCTGCAAGACGTTGAGCGAGCTACTCCCCGATCAGGCCGAGACCTTTAAGGCCAACCAGGAGAAGTTCGCCGCCTCTGCCGCCGAACTGGACAGCAAACTGGCTGATATCCTGAAAAACGCCAAGGGCAAGGCGTTCCTCACCTTCCACCCCGCGTGGGGATACTTTGCCAGGGACTACGGTCTGATTCAGGTTCCCATTGAAGTCGAAGGCAAGGAGCCGGGTCCTCAGACCCTCGCCAAGATCACCGACTTCGCCAAGTCTCAGGGCGTCAAGGCCCTGATCGTCGAGCCTCAGTTCTCCACCCAGTCGGCTTCTGTCGTCGCCAAGTCCTTGGGCGTGCCGATGGTCACAGTTGACCCGCTGGCTCCGAACTGGGAAGATTCGCTCATCTCCGCCGCGCAGGCCATCGCCAACGGCGTGAAATGA
- a CDS encoding ABC transporter permease produces the protein MSGFPVVRVACRHVFSRPLQFFTLALALALGSALASFLFLAVSGLQDGLARAVEPFSLLVGAKGSQYQLTTNSIFLQDAPLGNISGDLWHELQKDRRVKTATPLGFGDSYLGCPVVGTDQTVFTIRTGGASSPLWLQMKEGRAFQKPYEALVGAAAAQLTGLKIGDTFKTTHGMTAGGHQHHQVYTVTGIAAPVGGPYDRAIFTPMESIWAAHEGHGEHEGGEDHHDEEAEEAEEAHHDVPTSGDVTAVLIEPKSLGAAYALAQSFIKRNDGQVVFPSQVIVRLFSAMGRSEEILSVVVWSVLAVTTVTSLLILFWSGSSRKNEYTLLRALGLPARTLFAVGWVEGAVTICTGLLTGWIVGRAGLWLLFSSLSQKTALTLTAPLTGYEAGAVAAALLAGVAVSALPALAMGRAPMEKLLGTSSL, from the coding sequence ATGAGCGGTTTCCCAGTCGTCCGGGTCGCCTGCCGCCACGTGTTCTCCCGCCCTCTTCAGTTTTTCACCCTCGCGTTGGCCCTCGCGCTGGGAAGCGCGTTGGCAAGCTTCCTCTTCTTGGCCGTTTCAGGCCTTCAGGACGGCCTCGCGCGGGCCGTCGAGCCGTTCAGCCTGCTGGTCGGAGCGAAGGGAAGCCAGTACCAGCTCACGACGAACAGCATCTTCCTCCAAGACGCGCCGCTGGGCAACATCTCCGGGGACCTGTGGCACGAGCTCCAGAAGGACCGGCGCGTCAAAACCGCCACGCCCCTCGGCTTCGGCGACTCGTACCTCGGCTGTCCGGTCGTCGGCACAGACCAAACGGTCTTCACCATTCGGACCGGCGGGGCCTCCTCGCCCCTCTGGCTCCAAATGAAAGAAGGGCGCGCCTTTCAAAAGCCCTATGAGGCTCTGGTCGGCGCGGCCGCAGCCCAGCTTACCGGCCTCAAGATCGGCGACACATTCAAGACGACCCATGGCATGACCGCCGGAGGTCACCAGCACCATCAGGTTTACACCGTCACCGGCATTGCCGCACCCGTCGGCGGCCCGTACGACCGGGCCATATTCACCCCGATGGAATCGATTTGGGCCGCCCACGAAGGCCACGGAGAACACGAAGGCGGCGAAGACCATCATGACGAAGAGGCGGAAGAAGCAGAAGAGGCACATCACGACGTGCCAACCTCAGGCGACGTCACCGCCGTGCTGATAGAGCCAAAATCGCTCGGCGCCGCCTACGCCCTCGCCCAGAGCTTTATCAAGCGAAACGACGGACAGGTCGTTTTCCCCTCTCAGGTGATCGTCCGGCTCTTTTCCGCCATGGGACGAAGCGAGGAAATTCTTTCGGTAGTCGTCTGGTCGGTCCTAGCCGTCACGACCGTCACGTCCCTGCTGATCCTCTTCTGGTCCGGCTCGTCCCGAAAGAACGAGTACACGCTGCTTCGCGCCCTCGGCCTGCCGGCCCGAACGCTCTTCGCCGTCGGCTGGGTCGAAGGAGCGGTCACCATCTGCACCGGTCTCCTGACCGGCTGGATCGTCGGACGAGCCGGACTGTGGCTGCTGTTCAGCTCCCTCAGCCAAAAGACAGCCCTGACCTTGACCGCGCCGCTCACTGGCTATGAAGCCGGGGCCGTCGCCGCCGCCCTCCTCGCCGGCGTCGCCGTTTCCGCCCTGCCCGCTCTGGCCATGGGCCGAGCCCCGATGGAAAAACTCCTCGGCACCTCGTCGCTGTAG